A portion of the Gadus macrocephalus chromosome 10, ASM3116895v1 genome contains these proteins:
- the LOC132466217 gene encoding dual specificity protein kinase CLK4-like isoform X3, producing MSTLGEGAFGKVVECIDHNNGGPRMALKIIKNIDRYREAALSEVEVLEQMNSLDYDRKYPCVRMLDWFDYHGHVCIAFELLGLSTYDFLKENNFQPFPIENIQHMAYSIVRACRFLHKNKLTHTDLKPENILFIDSQYDIEYSPILRRDQRTLKNPEVKVVDFGNATYEHEHHTSVVSTRHYRAPEVILDLGWDHSCDVWSIGCILVEYYLGTTLFQTHDSKEHLAMMERILGPIPTHLLQKTRKRRYVHRYKLDWDGNSSSGRFVKKSCKPLKEYMMCQSEDHQNFFDMVEKMMAYDPAKRLTLEQAMRHPFLAGLHKTNSSRNHHRSSSNHNNSSSSRSSRGSKF from the exons ATGTCCACTCTAGGAGAAGGAGCCTTCGGGAAGGTGGTGGAATGCATTGATCATAACAA TGGTGGACCTCGCATGGCTCTGAAGATCATTAAGAACATTGACCGCTACCGAGAGGCGGCCTTGTCTGAGGTAGAGGTCCTTGAACAGATGAACTCGCTGGATTACGACCGCAAATA TCCATGTGTGCGCATGTTGGACTGGTTCGACTACCACGGCCACGTGTGCATCGCCTTCGAGCTGCTCGGCCTCAGCACCTACGACTTCCTGAAGGAGAACAACTTCCAGCCTTTCCCCATCGAGAACATCCAGCACATGGCCTACAGCATCGTTAGAGCGTGCCGCT TTCTGCATAAGAACAAGCTCACGCACACGGACCTGAAGCCGGAGAACATCCTCTTCATCGACTCCCAGTACGACATTGAGTACAGCCCCATACTG aggagagaccagcgcACCCTGAAGAACCCGGAGGTCAAGGTTGTGGACTTTGGCAACGCCACCTATGAACACGAGCACCACACGTCGGTGGTGTCCACCCGGCACTACCGTGCCCCCGAGGTCATCCTAG ATCTGGGCTGGGACCATTCCTGTGACGTGTGGAGCATCGGGTGTATCCTGGTGGAGTACTACCTGGGCACCACGCTGTTCCAG ACCCACGACAGCAAGGAGCACCTCGCTATGATGGAGCGAATCCTGGGCCCGatccccacccacctcctccagaaGACCAG GAAACGTCGCTACGTCCACCGCTACAAGCTGGACTGGGATGGGAACAGCTCGTCAGGGAGGTTCGTCAAGAAGAGCTGCAAACCGCTCAAG gagtacATGATGTGTCAGAGCGAGGACCACCAGAACTTTTTTgacatggtggagaagatgatgGCGTACGACCCGGCCAAGCGCCTCACCTTGGAGCAGGCCATGAGACACCCCTTCCTCGCTGGCCTGCACAAGACGAATAGCAGCCGTAACCACCACCGGAGCAGCAGtaaccacaacaacagcagcagcagccgcagcagcagaggCAGCAAGTTTTAA